Proteins co-encoded in one Stomoxys calcitrans chromosome 5, idStoCalc2.1, whole genome shotgun sequence genomic window:
- the LOC106088675 gene encoding arylsulfatase B: protein MSFLLKNLQFLIVLILTVRGVKADLEQREKVCDTNQQSAQFCDSKAKANDEETAKKPHIIFILADDLGFNDIGFRGSSEIPTPNIDALAFSGIILNRYYVNPICTPSRSALMTGKYPIHTGMQHTVLYGAEPRGLPLNEKLMPQYFNELGYSSHIAGKWHLGHYKRVYTPLYRGFSSHVGYWTGHHDYFDHTAMESGQWGLDIRDGMNVGYHRHGQYTTDLVTEESLRVISSHNSTTPLFLYVSHAAVHSGNPYDPLRAPDMDVSKLQNIQNFGRRKYAAMVSRLDDSVGHIVQQLQKQKMLNDSIIIFSTDNGGPAEGFNLNHASNWPLRGVKNTLWEGGVRGAGFLWSPRLKKPRRLADQTMHIVDWLPTLLTAIKGDEAVSNLTSANLDGISVWDSLSNDDVSPRKAILHNIDDIWGSAALTRSDWKVVVGTNYKGGWDGWYGPAGDRNPRSYNYKAVRSSLAGRSLTEIDMLPPLADVSRMRMESNIDCSARMSYLKEGIVCKPLETPCLFNIKDDPCEKYNLAHKYPSLLKALLDELQAINTTVVAPTNKPLDPYGFPSKWGYTWTNFGDYEQRNDVIGNL, encoded by the exons ATGtcgtttttgttaaaaaatttacaatttctgATTGTTTTGATTCTCACGGTTCGTGGTGTCAAAGCCGATTTGGAGCAACGTGAGAAAGTTTGTGATACAAATCAGCAGAGTGCACAGTTTTGCGATAGTAAAGCCAAGGCGAATGACGAGGAAACCGCAAAGAAACCCCATATCATTTTCATATTAGCAGATGATTTG GGATTTAACGATATTGGCTTTCGTGGTTCTTCCGAAATTCCTACCCCAAATATCGATGCGTTGGCGTTTTCGGGAATTATATTGAATCGATATTATGTCAATCCTATATGCACACCTTCAAGATCAGCATTGATGACAGGCAAATATCCCATACATACAG GAATGCAACACACGGTGCTCTATGGAGCAGAACCACGAGGTTTGCCTTTAAATGAAAAACTAATGCCTCAGTATTTTAACGAGTTGGG TTATTCCTCCCACATTGCTGGTAAATGGCATTTGGGTCACTATAAACGTGTGTACACGCCGCTGTATCGTGGATTCTCTTCCCATGTTGGCTATTGGACTGGACATCATGATTACTTCGATCACACTGCCATGGAGAGTGGCCAATGGGGTTTAGATATAAGAGATG GCATGAATGTGGGCTATCATAGGCATGGTCAATATACCACTGATCTAGTCACCGAAGAATCTTTGCGAGTTATTTCTAGTCATAACTCTACAACACCATTATTTCTATATGTTTCTCATGCTGCAGTTCATTCGGGTAATCCTTATGATCCATTGCGTGCTCCCGATATGGACGTTTCTAAATtgcaaaatatacaaaattttggtcgTCGTAAGTATGCAG CCATGGTTAGTAGGTTGGATGATTCGGTTGGTCATATAGTGCAGCAGTTACAAAAGCAGAAGATGTTAAACGACTCAATTATAATCTTCAGCACCGACAATGGTGGTCCAGCAGAGGGATTTAATTTGAATCATGCCTCCAACTGGCCCTTAAGGGGAGTCAAGAACACCCTGTGGGAGGGTGGTGTTCGGGGTGCTGGTTTCCTATGGTCTCCTCGCTTGAAGAAGCCTCGTCGATTGGCTGATCAAACTATGCATATTGTAGACTGGTTACCCACACTGTTGACGGCTATTAAAGGTGATGAAGCTGTGAG TAACTTGACTTCTGCTAACCTGGATGGCATCAGTGTATGGGATTCCTTGTCTAACGATGACGTCTCGCCTCGTAAAGCAATTTTGCATAACATCGATGACATATGGGGCAGTGCAGCCTTGACGCGTAGCGATTGGAAGGTGGTGGTTGGTACAAATTACAAAGGTGGCTGGGATGGCTGGTATGGTCCTGCCGGAGATCGTAATCCCCGTTCTTATAACTATAAGGCCGTTCGTTCAAGTCTTGCTGGTCGTtctttgactgaaattgatATGCTGCCTCCCTTGGCTGATGTTTCACGCATGCGCATGGAATCGAATATTGATTGTTCGGCACGCATGTCCTATTTAAAGGAGGGCATTGTGTGCAAGCCGTTAGAGACACCATGCTTGTTTAACATCAAAGATGATCCTTGTGAGAAATATAATTTGGCACATAA atatccaagtttgttgaaGGCTTTATTGGATGAACTTCAAGCCATAAATACTACAGTTGTAGCACCCACAAATAAACCTTTAGATCCATATGGTTTCCCCAGTAAATGGGGTTATACATGGACAAATTTTGGAGATTATGAGCAGAGAAATGATGTTATTGGTAATTTATGA
- the LOC106088681 gene encoding transmembrane protein 14 homolog, producing MPTDVIGYLYAATVAAGGIMGYVKAGSMPSLGAGLAFGAILGLGAHYNSQDPPRPLLQLGTSLVLAGVMGARFQRSGKMMPAGMICIISIAALIRNVVTYNRYLPLPGRN from the exons ATGCCGACCGATGTAATTGGATATTTGTATGCGGCAACAGTTGCTGCCGGCGGTATAATGGGTTATGTTAAAGCAG GATCTATGCCTTCATTGGGGGCAGGTCTAGCATTTGGTGCAATATTAGGTTTAGGAGCCCACTACAATTCTCAAGATCCACCCAGACCACTACTGCAATTGGGCACTTCCTTGGTTTTGGCCGGCGTAATGGGAGCAAGATTTCAACGATCGGGAAAAATGATGCCAGCCGGCATGATTTGTATTATTTCAATTGCGGCTCTTATAAGGAATGTCGTAACATACAATCGTTATTTGCCATTACCAGGAAGAAACTAa